In the Castor canadensis chromosome 1, mCasCan1.hap1v2, whole genome shotgun sequence genome, CTCTCAAGATCAATGCATAGGATAAAAGGATAAAAACTGAGTCCACACCATAGGTTAAAATGACCACAAAGAGTCCATAGATGTTGTTAACATGAATGTCTCCACACGCTACTTTCATGAGATCTGGATGGAGGCAATATGAGTGATGCAAAACATTGCCCTTGCAGAAAGGCAGTCTTTTCaccagaaaagggaaaggaaagagagtggTAAAACTCCTGGTGAGAATACCTAAGCCCATGGCCAAGATTCGGCTGTTGGTAAGCACGGTGGCATAGTGTAGTAGGTCACATATAGCCACAAAACGATCAAAGCATGGCGAGAAGTATGCCAGATTCCATGAAAGAGTAAGTGTGAATGAAGAACATCTGTGCTAAACAGGCATCAAAGTCAACATGGCGGTAGTTGAAACAAAAGGTAGCAAGCACAGTGGGAAGTGTAGAAAGGGACACTCCAAGATCACTGAGAGAGAGCATAGAGAGGAAGTAGTACATGGGCTGGTGCAGAGCAGGATCCCAAACCACCAGAGTGAGGATACTGAGGTTGCCTAAAATGGAGATCGAGTAGAGGATGCAAAAAATTAAGGCAAACCAGGCTTGGCCTGTTTGCATCCTAGGAATGCCTGTCAGCTGGAGTGTGGATGGCTAGAAAGGAGTGCCATTGAAGCCCAGCATGATGGGCTGGTGggagaaaaaagatgaagaatggGTCAAAAAAGGTTGTTGGGGagttcttcactttctttcttgcAGATATCCTTTCTCCAACACACATATTCAGAGACTGAAAATATATGATTATGTTTCTGGTTCCCCCTTTAGAAACTCTGAGTTCATTGAGGAAGGAACTGAATTCTACTCATTTCTATTCCACAAAGCCCAGTATATTCTCAATGCAATGGTGGAATCAAATGAATACCTATTACATGGCAAGGCAACAAGATAGGAGACAACATAAGTTAAGTACTCTAATCTTCACCAAAACTTCAGCATCCCTTCACTTCTCTATCTACCCCCAAAAGACATATTGTGAGAATTtgggagaaaaatagaaattaagccAGATCAGAAATAGGAGAATTGCTTATGTCTTTGGGAACTCTGAAGTAGATACCACAGATGGGGTGCATGCAGTCGTAATACTGTGGTTTCAATAGACTTTACACAGCCCCCCAATCCCATGTTCAACCCTGAACTTGTCATCAGTATAAACAATTCTACTCTGAAAACTTAAATTCCAGTTTTCCATATTTAAATCCTAGGATTCTACATTCCAGCTCTCTTGCCTCCTGATACCTGCACACTAGCTCTTGAGTCTCCACAACTTCCTCTACTTTTTTCTGGTTTATTTACATATCAACccttccttcttgctttttttctgacCTACTCCCTGTAAAACTGGTGTcttcatctttccttttcctttattttatatttacatagcAAATCTCAAGCTTCGATAAATTCTCAAGTGTGCAGGTGGACAAAATCAAAGAAGCAAGTGATTAACtgtaataaaaaaggagaaaattatttCTTACCACTACTTAAATGTTAAACTTACTCACATCTTAATCCATTTTTATCCCTAGCTTTCTGAGAAAGAGAAATTTTTCCTTCTCCAAAGACAGGCCTTCTAGCTTCAAAATTCCATGTCTTGTCACCTTCCTCAGAGACCTATTCCCTCAGTCCATTTTATGGTACCTGTAATCTCATTCCTTTTATGCCTCTTTCCCTTCAGCCAATTAAGCATTTGCAAAACCATCTCATCATACAAATTTTCACTATAACCTACCCTCTCTAGCTTCTAAACCACATTCCTTTTCCAATTCTTACTCAAATTTCTTGAAACACCATTTTTCCTGACATCAAGAAAGGGAGTTTgtaatttatctgtttatttatctgATTTCCCAACATGATCTGAGATTCTCAGTGTCAGGGATTCAGTCTTATTGACCTTACCTCTTATTGTTGCTCATTTTGTTGTATTGTATCtctccaacaacaacaacaaaattttatctATGGTGACGAGAAACCTCTTTGTCTTTAAACTTATGAAAACATTCTTATTTTTGAGCTCCCAGCCAGATCTGTTTTGGGggtgatttattttgttttgattttttttatcagtcCTGGAAAAATAGGACTTATCTCACCTCTCTGTGCTGATGTGCAAACATCTTTCGTGAGAGAGGTACTCAAGAAAGGTAACATTTTATCTACATGCCAGATTGTCCCATCTGGAAAGCAACTATAAAAACTTCTCCCCCCATGAAGGACAATGCCCCACTGCCACCCAacaaccttttttgtttttgctttttccatGAGGGTGTGCCTCAAACATTCTTAAAAAGAATCACTATAGGAGAAAAAGtcaggaagatggaaagatagCATCTATgtgtatgcacatacacacagtcCCTCTAAAATGTCAGAAAACAGgcattttatactttatttacaCACACATCCTTCCAGATTCATAAGCACTCCCTTACACCCACATATGTGATATAAATACACATTATGTCTATTTATACACATAACAGTATGTACcacagaatttaggaaaacacatGGCTACTCATTGGTACTATgagtatttttaagtatttctcaGTATTTCTCCACATCCACATTCTCCTGCACACTTTTTTGTaagcacacacacgtacacaatGTAACAAATTCATCAACAAACTCACCAGAACATCCCCATAAATTATACTCACATGACATATTCAATACTGAAAATCCAActaaaattaaacaacacatgaATGTATGACTTTATTagtttatgtgatttttgtccatCTGTTCACCCAAGAGCCAAGAATAGGAGATCATAATTTAAACTCTAGGAAGTTAGCATAAGAAGTATAAACTGCcctcaagaaaaaatttaatctgATGTCATCAGCACCTTAACTTAAAGGTAGGTGTTTTGATATTATGGTTTTGATGCAGGATGGAACATGTCACCATTTCTGTTATACTGGGATTTGGAAAGAGATAGTTTTGGCTCATGTTTAGGGGTGAGATGGGAGAGTTggagttttcttggaatttcagtACAAATGTTACAGTTTGGGATAAGGTCCTGACAAAGAGCCCAGTTGGGCTGGGTGAGGAAGGGAGCACTCACTGAATGGAAGACCCTCCTTTTCCCTGTAGCTGGATGTACTGTATTATGAGTCCAGCCAGCAGAGTGGCACCAGCACCTTCTCCTATGACATGAATTTATGAATGATCCCAAATCCCAAGACTCATTTGTATATGGTGGTAAGAGAGGGTGTTGAAATAATTGGGAGGGGGCATCAACAAATAGGGAACTGAGCCATAAGAGAATTGTTTCCAGGAGAATCCTGTTCTTGGACTTATTATCCATGATGTCATCATCCATATCCTTATTTTAGCCCTTGTTGATCAGGATTGCAATCACACCACATACAATGCCAACAACATATATGTTCATAGAAAACTTGAGACTCCCTCAGGTATACACTCAGACACATTGAGGTATTTAGTTACAGATATTTTCATTGCTTCTTTCAAATTTACACCCATGCCAACAAACACAAATATGCTATACAACTGACCAATGCTCTAGCCATTAATCAGATATTTTGCCACATCAAAAGCATGCAAAATCTGGTATTTTTACATTGAGTAAAAAGATTAATTTATATTATTAGTATAATATTGGGAATAGGCAGAGACTCATACACATGGTTGTAGAAATGACCAAGTATGTTTTAAATATACTCCCATTATTGCATAATCAAAAGGATGTCTTTCAAACACATACCCACATTTTATTAACAAATCAAcaaaatgtctcaaaaaaaattgagCAATTTTGAGATATTATTCTCAGCACTATTCATTATACAGATCCATAAAGATAGCAACTATTCTTGCAACCATTCAAAAATTGATCCATCTGACAGTTTGAATATGCCTCCATCTTTCCCTAGAAAATGTCATTAGCATATTTGACAACAAAACTaatgcttttataaaaatttatctaTTATGCATGTAAGATTTTTACATTATGTTCGAAAGAAactaaaaaaccatacaaaatatTGACTTAaggaatattatatataaatgcagAAATATCTAGAAGGAAGTGTATTGGTGTTGCAACTTACTTTGAAATGTTTCCACTACCTTGATTTtatctttcttgcatttttaatGCCTTTCATTATGACCCTTTCATATAcgcatacaatgtacttcaatcacattctctcttcctctgtcctcttttttcccttttgaccTCCCACATCTCCATGTATTTCATCCCCTATTTATGTCCATATCCATTTTTTCTTTAGATGGAGCTTctccatatgagaaaaaacatgcagtatttatcTTTTGAAGTCTGGCTTAATGTCAGGTAATtcttaataaataatgaaaaaagaaatattatgtacttatgtatgaaaatagaaaaatgagacatgttgaaactattccaggaatgggggaaggggaaggtaaaggagaatgatgaaggggatgcattcatgtatgatatattgtaagaacttttgtaaatgtcacaatgtacccccagcacaataataagataataaaaataaaaacaccaaaaagaaatttaCTAAAGATTCTGAAgcatcttgaaaaacaaaactgaagcaagaCACAGAACATCCTTCTGAAAATATTAAACCACGGTTAGGGTACCATTGGGTGGGGGATCTAATACATGTGGTCTCATGTCCTGTTAAGACTGAACCTGAGCTTCTTTTCTACCAATAGTGTGAAGAAGTGTTGTAGAGTTAATTTTGTGTATTTGGCATATTGATGTCCTTTCATAtgattaaaaacaagaataaattttCTTGGTTGCAGgttatattcaataaataaacaCTCCCTGGAATGCTCATATCCCACTCACGGGGCTCTCATGCTCCAGTAGAAGCCACCAAAACATGAAACATGCACAACCACATATAAAAGAGAGTCACCCCTGCTTTTCATGGCAAAAGTAGTGTTAGAAGAAAGGCATTAATCTCACTTGAATGAGTAAGGTT is a window encoding:
- the LOC109675024 gene encoding LOW QUALITY PROTEIN: olfactory receptor 51I1-like (The sequence of the model RefSeq protein was modified relative to this genomic sequence to represent the inferred CDS: inserted 2 bases in 1 codon; substituted 1 base at 1 genomic stop codon) → MLGFNGTPFXPSTLQLTGIPRMQTGQAWFALIFCILYSISILGNLSILTLVVWDPALHQPMYYFLSMLSLSDLGVSLSTLPTVLATFCFNYRHVDFDACLAQMFFIHTYSFMESGILLAMXFDRFVAICDLLHYATVLTNSRILAMGLGILTRSFTTLFPFPFLVKRLPFCKGNVLHHSYCLHPDLMKVACGDIHVNNIYGLFVVILTYGVDSVFILLSYALILRAVLAIASQEQRIKALSTCMLHICAVLAFYVPIIAVSLIHRFWKSAPTVVHVMMSNVYLFIPPMLNPIIYSVKTKEIRRGILKIFHKSQT